From Pseudodesulfovibrio senegalensis, one genomic window encodes:
- a CDS encoding ABC transporter permease produces MSKKLSGLRSGPSRGGIQRAISLPWAKSVEISYKSLRVRLFRSMITVSSLVLAVSFLAFVLINLDVASGILRHGGEDAAAMLTRAGYDVDAATHSVAMTAKERWIVILSLLVCTVGIVNAQLMSVTERFSEIGVMKCLGALDSMILRIFMLEAAMQGLLGAGAGALFGFLFSLLAGLARFGTLAVAHLPWASALGSMGIAVLAGCGLSLLGVLYPALLAARMRPIKALRAEH; encoded by the coding sequence ATGAGTAAAAAATTGTCAGGACTGCGTTCAGGGCCGTCGAGGGGCGGCATACAGCGCGCCATTTCCCTGCCATGGGCCAAGTCCGTGGAGATCAGCTACAAAAGCCTGCGCGTGCGGCTGTTCCGTTCCATGATCACGGTCAGTTCGCTGGTGCTTGCCGTGTCGTTTCTTGCCTTTGTGCTGATAAATCTGGATGTGGCCTCGGGCATCCTGCGCCACGGAGGCGAAGACGCTGCAGCCATGCTGACCCGTGCGGGGTACGATGTGGACGCGGCCACGCACAGCGTGGCCATGACCGCCAAGGAGCGTTGGATCGTCATCCTTTCCCTGCTGGTGTGCACCGTGGGCATTGTCAATGCTCAGCTCATGTCCGTGACCGAACGTTTTTCCGAGATCGGGGTCATGAAGTGCCTGGGCGCGCTGGATTCCATGATCCTGCGCATCTTCATGCTGGAAGCGGCCATGCAGGGGTTGCTGGGCGCGGGCGCGGGCGCGTTGTTCGGATTCCTTTTTTCCCTGTTGGCCGGATTGGCCCGGTTCGGAACGTTGGCCGTGGCGCATTTGCCGTGGGCTTCGGCTTTGGGCTCCATGGGCATCGCCGTACTGGCGGGCTGCGGCCTGAGCCTGCTGGGGGTTTTGTACCCGGCCCTGCTTGCGGCGCGCATGCGACCCATCAAGGCATTGCGCGCGGAACACTGA
- a CDS encoding HAD family hydrolase — MKRFRALIFDFDGTLARVPLDFDLMRRKVSALAEGFLPERPVVNGQPVLELVEELTQQIREYRDHDEALEFHCRARLTITDMEIRAAKQGELFAYTRPVLGRLRDQDVAVGVISRNITPAVTTVFPDILDHVQVFIPRDEARKVKPHPDHLHQALEIVGVAPEHTLMVGDHPMDVQTGVRAGAAGAGVTTGHADKAGFRDAGALFVADDVRALVDMLCDKKHI, encoded by the coding sequence ATGAAACGATTTCGCGCCCTGATCTTCGACTTTGACGGAACACTGGCCCGCGTGCCGCTGGATTTCGACCTCATGCGCCGCAAGGTCTCGGCCCTAGCCGAGGGATTCCTGCCCGAGCGACCCGTTGTGAACGGCCAGCCCGTTCTGGAGCTGGTGGAAGAACTCACGCAACAGATTCGGGAATACCGCGACCATGACGAGGCCCTCGAATTTCACTGCCGGGCGCGCCTGACCATCACGGACATGGAAATCCGCGCCGCCAAACAGGGCGAACTGTTCGCGTACACGCGGCCCGTTCTGGGACGGCTGCGGGACCAAGACGTGGCCGTGGGCGTGATCTCGCGCAACATAACCCCGGCGGTGACAACGGTCTTTCCCGACATCCTCGACCATGTGCAGGTCTTCATTCCCCGCGACGAGGCCCGCAAGGTCAAACCCCACCCCGACCATCTGCATCAGGCTCTGGAGATCGTGGGCGTAGCTCCGGAACATACGCTCATGGTGGGCGACCACCCCATGGACGTGCAGACCGGGGTCCGCGCAGGTGCCGCCGGAGCGGGCGTAACCACAGGACATGCGGACAAAGCCGGATTCCGCGATGCCGGGGCTTTGTTCGTGGCCGACGACGTACGCGCGCTGGTGGACATGCTCTGTGACAAAAAACATATCTGA
- a CDS encoding polysaccharide deacetylase family protein: MADRAHVCYMPAMIVKNLVSSLWQAVPADVEHRLAAVLDAAPGQCRVFFRADDVAVPGRAMARMLEVFTANRVPLCMAVVPAWLNASRWHELRAKAGESSQWCWHQHGWRHHNHQTMGKKGEFGNERDAQAKQADIERGRDKLAGLMGRDFQPFFTPPWNRFDRETGEILARTGFRAVSRSAGEGKKVPLPPGLPDLFINTDLHTRNESTPAEGWDALFAEFKDALATGHCGVMLHHQRTNGAAFDFLDLLLRAVRSHPNTEAVTFDDLL; encoded by the coding sequence ATGGCGGACCGGGCCCATGTGTGCTACATGCCCGCCATGATCGTCAAAAATCTTGTTTCCTCCCTGTGGCAGGCCGTTCCGGCCGATGTGGAACACCGTCTGGCCGCTGTGCTGGACGCTGCCCCCGGGCAGTGCCGGGTGTTTTTCCGCGCGGATGACGTGGCCGTGCCCGGCAGGGCCATGGCCCGCATGCTTGAGGTGTTCACGGCCAACAGGGTTCCGCTGTGCATGGCCGTTGTTCCGGCATGGCTCAACGCTTCGCGCTGGCACGAGTTGCGCGCCAAGGCCGGGGAGTCCTCGCAATGGTGCTGGCACCAGCACGGCTGGCGGCATCACAACCACCAGACAATGGGCAAAAAGGGCGAATTCGGGAACGAGCGCGACGCACAGGCCAAGCAGGCGGACATCGAGCGCGGCCGCGACAAGCTGGCCGGGCTCATGGGCCGGGATTTCCAGCCGTTCTTTACGCCGCCATGGAACAGGTTCGACAGGGAAACCGGGGAGATACTGGCGCGAACCGGATTTCGTGCCGTGTCCCGTTCCGCGGGCGAGGGCAAAAAGGTGCCGCTGCCGCCCGGCTTGCCGGACCTGTTCATCAATACGGACCTGCACACCAGGAACGAATCGACCCCGGCCGAGGGGTGGGATGCGCTGTTTGCGGAATTCAAGGATGCGTTGGCGACAGGCCATTGCGGGGTCATGCTGCACCACCAGCGCACCAATGGGGCAGCCTTTGACTTTCTGGATCTGCTGTTGCGCGCGGTTCGGAGCCATCCGAACACCGAGGCCGTGACGTTTGACGATTTGCTTTGA
- a CDS encoding ABC transporter ATP-binding protein, with product MTEDRHTIVRVIGVTKDFALGKQTVHVLKGVDLEVYAGEYISIMGPSGSGKSTLFNMIGGLDKPTDGKVFIDEVDISQLDAYELAWLRNRKIGYIFQTFNLIPVMTALENVTLPMTFAGMNGDDAMEKGIELLKLVGLGERFQHKPLELSGGQQQRVAIARSLANDPAIILADEPTGNLDLSTGEEIIDLCRMLSEERGVTIISATHDYKMLNVSDRVVWIRDGMIDKIQHREDLNISIGGIGGPDNGHAPGQGATEEKKSGGEAS from the coding sequence ATGACTGAAGACCGCCATACCATCGTGCGCGTCATCGGCGTGACAAAGGACTTTGCCCTGGGCAAGCAGACCGTGCACGTGCTCAAGGGCGTGGACCTCGAGGTATATGCCGGGGAATACATATCCATAATGGGACCCTCCGGGTCGGGAAAATCCACGCTTTTCAACATGATCGGCGGACTGGACAAGCCCACGGACGGCAAGGTCTTCATCGACGAGGTGGATATATCGCAGCTGGACGCCTATGAGCTGGCGTGGCTGCGCAACCGCAAGATCGGCTACATATTTCAGACCTTCAACCTCATTCCGGTCATGACCGCGCTGGAGAACGTGACCCTGCCCATGACCTTTGCGGGCATGAACGGCGACGACGCCATGGAAAAAGGCATCGAACTGCTCAAGCTCGTGGGGCTGGGCGAACGCTTCCAGCACAAGCCGCTGGAGCTTTCGGGCGGCCAGCAGCAGCGCGTTGCCATTGCACGCTCGCTGGCCAACGACCCGGCCATCATCCTTGCGGACGAACCCACCGGCAACCTCGACCTTTCCACGGGCGAAGAGATCATTGATTTGTGCCGCATGCTTTCCGAGGAACGCGGCGTGACCATCATCTCCGCCACCCACGACTACAAGATGCTCAATGTTTCGGACCGCGTGGTCTGGATACGCGACGGCATGATCGACAAGATACAGCACCGCGAGGATCTGAACATCAGCATCGGCGGCATCGGTGGGCCGGACAATGGCCATGCGCCCGGGCAAGGTGCGACCGAAGAAAAGAAATCCGGAGGAGAAGCCTCCTGA
- a CDS encoding HD-GYP domain-containing protein, which produces MSHQDRDTSSRQQLEQEARERFEQRRRAKLAVDALDDRKGDRKAHLDEAQLSRDIRAEAAREREREARHRSEEMARLRTQMREQRAAEKDEYLQAGVPEPRTRKLSVSDKERVPLEEEIVRADKIYGQAVDYARGFLDDVRSGRAFDHRASEPVVDGFIDSVFRNESAASALCKLRNYDEYTYTHSINVAVLSIILGKHIGLDRDKLRLLGMAGMFHDVGKAVIPESILNKPGKLSDREMDVMRTHPREGFDILSKQPDMPPLVARAALEHHERFDGNGYPQKLKGEGISLISRIVGVVDVYDALTSKRVYKAPLPPGKVLGMMYQWRLSDFHPNIVEHFIKSLGIYPVGSFVRLSDGEFAIVMDHNPNAPLRPTVKIVYDYRMRPRPFRLVNLANPASNRKALLISDIVNARDHNIDVAKLMC; this is translated from the coding sequence ATGAGCCATCAGGATCGGGATACATCGTCCCGGCAACAACTGGAACAGGAAGCACGAGAGCGCTTTGAGCAAAGGCGGCGGGCCAAGCTCGCCGTGGACGCCCTTGATGACCGAAAAGGCGACCGCAAGGCACATCTTGACGAGGCACAGCTTTCCCGTGATATCCGGGCCGAGGCCGCACGCGAACGGGAGCGTGAAGCGCGCCACCGCTCCGAGGAAATGGCGAGACTCCGCACCCAGATGCGTGAACAGCGTGCCGCGGAAAAGGATGAGTACCTCCAGGCCGGAGTGCCCGAACCCCGTACCCGGAAACTGTCAGTTTCCGACAAGGAACGGGTGCCCCTGGAAGAGGAGATCGTCCGCGCAGACAAGATTTACGGTCAGGCAGTGGACTATGCGCGCGGCTTTCTGGATGACGTCCGGTCCGGGCGCGCCTTTGACCACAGGGCCTCCGAACCGGTGGTGGACGGCTTCATCGATTCGGTTTTCCGCAACGAATCCGCCGCATCCGCTCTCTGCAAACTGCGCAACTACGACGAATACACCTACACCCACAGCATCAACGTGGCCGTGCTGTCCATCATTCTGGGCAAGCACATCGGGCTGGACCGCGACAAGCTCAGGCTTCTGGGCATGGCGGGCATGTTCCACGACGTGGGCAAGGCCGTCATCCCCGAATCGATCCTGAACAAGCCGGGCAAGCTTTCGGACCGGGAAATGGACGTCATGCGCACGCATCCGCGCGAAGGCTTCGACATCCTGAGCAAACAGCCGGACATGCCGCCACTGGTGGCGCGCGCCGCGCTGGAGCACCATGAACGGTTCGACGGCAACGGCTATCCGCAAAAACTGAAGGGGGAAGGCATCAGCCTGATCTCGCGCATCGTGGGCGTGGTGGACGTGTACGACGCCCTGACCAGCAAACGGGTCTACAAGGCCCCCCTGCCCCCGGGCAAGGTGCTGGGCATGATGTACCAGTGGCGGCTTTCGGACTTTCATCCCAATATCGTGGAACATTTCATCAAGAGCCTCGGCATCTATCCTGTGGGCAGCTTTGTGCGGCTCTCGGACGGCGAATTCGCCATCGTCATGGACCACAACCCGAACGCGCCCCTGCGCCCCACGGTCAAGATCGTCTATGACTACCGCATGCGCCCGCGCCCGTTCCGGCTGGTGAACCTGGCCAACCCGGCCTCCAACCGCAAGGCCCTGCTCATCTCGGACATCGTCAACGCCCGCGACCACAACATCGACGTGGCCAAGCTCATGTGCTGA
- a CDS encoding CgeB family protein, which yields MKQTDSPRIPELSGTKPRVLLLTSQYFIMGEIEAALKRLGVEHRLLDLAAREMDLNEFVRLMTETLSDFKPDFVLTVNHLGVDREGVLMSILDQMNVPLASWFVDNPHLILDLYSNVNTGRSVLFTWDADTVESLKADGYESVFHLPLGADPHRFTPEGKDVPQEWRAAISFVGNSMKTKTEMRFAAARPTFAMMESGFEMAEGFMEAPERTVREYLQREWPDIVTEMSRQPRERALAFETYLTWLATCLYRRDCLLRIMPFEPLIVGDDGWNDILGRIEGWRYHAELNYYDDLPDFYLASDINFNCTSKQMKGACNQRVFDVPCCGAFLLTDHRDQIETLFEPGREMAVYNTMDEIPDMVERFMAEPDERKRIAEAGRRRVLAEHTYDHRIVSLLTTMRDTTL from the coding sequence ATGAAACAGACAGACTCTCCCCGGATTCCGGAGCTTTCGGGCACAAAACCCCGCGTGTTGCTGCTGACCAGCCAGTATTTCATCATGGGTGAAATCGAAGCGGCGCTCAAGCGACTCGGCGTGGAACACCGGCTGCTGGACCTTGCGGCAAGGGAAATGGACCTGAACGAATTCGTACGGCTCATGACCGAAACCCTGAGCGATTTCAAGCCGGACTTCGTGCTTACCGTGAACCATCTTGGCGTGGACCGCGAAGGCGTGCTCATGTCAATCCTCGACCAGATGAACGTGCCGCTGGCCAGCTGGTTCGTGGACAATCCACACCTGATCCTCGACCTGTACAGCAATGTGAACACCGGACGTTCGGTGCTGTTCACCTGGGACGCGGACACCGTGGAAAGCCTGAAGGCGGACGGGTACGAATCGGTTTTTCACCTGCCGCTGGGCGCGGACCCGCACCGCTTCACCCCGGAAGGAAAGGATGTGCCGCAAGAATGGCGAGCGGCCATTTCATTCGTGGGCAACTCCATGAAAACCAAGACTGAAATGCGCTTTGCCGCGGCCCGGCCCACCTTTGCCATGATGGAGTCCGGCTTTGAAATGGCCGAAGGATTCATGGAAGCGCCGGAACGCACGGTACGCGAATACCTGCAGCGCGAATGGCCGGACATTGTCACGGAAATGAGCCGCCAGCCGCGCGAACGGGCACTGGCCTTCGAGACCTACCTCACATGGCTGGCCACCTGCCTGTACCGGCGCGACTGCCTGCTGCGCATCATGCCCTTCGAGCCGCTCATCGTGGGCGACGACGGCTGGAACGACATTCTCGGCCGCATAGAGGGCTGGCGGTACCACGCCGAGCTGAACTATTACGACGACCTGCCGGACTTCTATCTGGCCAGCGACATCAATTTCAACTGCACCAGCAAGCAGATGAAAGGCGCGTGCAACCAGCGCGTGTTCGATGTGCCCTGCTGCGGCGCGTTTTTGCTCACGGACCACCGCGACCAGATCGAAACCCTGTTCGAGCCGGGCCGTGAAATGGCCGTATACAACACCATGGACGAAATCCCGGACATGGTGGAACGGTTCATGGCCGAGCCGGACGAACGCAAGCGCATTGCCGAAGCAGGACGCAGGCGGGTACTGGCCGAACACACATACGATCACCGCATCGTCTCACTGCTGACGACCATGCGCGACACGACCCTCTAG